One Perognathus longimembris pacificus isolate PPM17 chromosome 2, ASM2315922v1, whole genome shotgun sequence DNA segment encodes these proteins:
- the Dnajb9 gene encoding dnaJ homolog subfamily B member 9: protein MATTQSVFIFAICILMITELILASKSYYDILGVPKSASERQIKKAFHKLAMKYHPDKNKSPDAEAKFREIAEAYETLSDASRRKEYDTLGHSAFTNGKGQRGGSPFEQSFNFNFDDLFKDFNFFGQNQNTRSKKHFENHFQTRQDGSSRQRHHFQEFSFGGGLFDDMFEDMEKMFSFSGFDNTNQHTVQTENRFHGSSKHCRTVTQRRGNMVTTYTDCSGQ from the exons ATGGCTACAACCCAGTCAGTTTTCATCTTTGCAATTTGTATTTTGATGATAACAGAATTAATTCTGGCCTCAAAAAGCTACTATGATATCTTAGGTGTGCCAAAATCTGCATCAGAACGCCAAATCAAGAAGGCCTTTCACAAATTGGCCATGAAGTACCACCCTGACAAAAATAAGAGCCCTGATGCTGAAGCAAAATTCCGAGAGATTGCAGAAG CATATGAAACTCTCTCAGATGCTAGTAGGCGAAAAGAGTATGATACGCTTGGACACAGTGCTTTTACTAATGGTAAAGGACAAAGAGGTGGAAGTCCTTTTGAGCAGTCATTTAACTTCAATTTTGATGACTTATTTAAAGACTTCAATTTTTTTGGTCAAAACCAAAATACTCGGTCtaagaaacattttgaaaatcACTTCCAGACACGCCAGGATGGTTCCAGTAGACAAAGGCACCATTTCCAGGAGTTTTCTTTTGGAGGTGGATTGTTTGATGACATGTttgaagacatggaaaaaatgttttcttttagtgGTTTTGACAACACCAATCAGCACACAGTACAAACTGAAAATCGATTCCATGGATCTAGCAAGCACTGCAGAACTGTCACTCAAAGAAGAGGAAATATGGTTACTACGTACACTGACTGTTCGGGACAATAG